From a single Streptomyces rubradiris genomic region:
- a CDS encoding PaaI family thioesterase yields MSGSSAALQPPADAGKPIRHPDAPAPGELLGAHYEHCFGCGPGQPHGLHLEVRAGEGVSLTAEFTVRPVHQGAPGLAHGGVLAAALDETLGSLNWLLRTIAVTGRLETDFVRPVPVGATLFFSAEVTAVAGRKIYCTATGRVGGPDGPVAVRADALFIEVKVDHFIDHGRREEIQAAMNDPDQIRRTRAFEVNP; encoded by the coding sequence GTGAGTGGTAGTTCCGCAGCTCTTCAGCCCCCCGCCGACGCGGGCAAGCCCATACGGCACCCCGACGCGCCCGCGCCCGGGGAACTCCTCGGCGCCCACTACGAACACTGTTTCGGCTGCGGGCCCGGCCAGCCGCACGGGCTGCACCTGGAGGTCCGGGCCGGCGAGGGCGTGTCGCTGACCGCCGAGTTCACCGTGCGCCCCGTCCACCAGGGTGCCCCGGGGCTCGCCCACGGCGGAGTGCTCGCCGCGGCCCTGGACGAGACCCTCGGCTCGCTGAACTGGCTGCTGCGCACCATCGCCGTGACCGGACGCCTGGAGACGGACTTCGTCCGGCCCGTGCCCGTGGGTGCCACGCTGTTCTTTTCCGCCGAGGTCACCGCCGTCGCCGGGCGCAAGATCTACTGCACCGCCACCGGACGCGTCGGCGGCCCGGACGGCCCGGTCGCCGTCCGCGCCGACGCCCTCTTCATCGAGGTCAAGGTGGACCACTTCATCGACCACGGCCGCCGGGAGGAGATCCAGGCCGCCATGAACGACCCGGACCAGATCCGGCGCACCCGCGCCTTCGAGGTGAACCCGTGA
- a CDS encoding DUF3093 domain-containing protein, whose translation MQLSATPYEERLTAPRSWWVISLLVGVSLALILLPFGTLPLLGGLVGGTAAAAVVASAYGSPRIRVVGDSLIAGEAKLPVSALGATEILDAEEARAWRTYKADTRAFLLLRAYIPTALRVEVTDPEDPTPYLYLSTREPRKLAAAIDAARKAHA comes from the coding sequence ATGCAGCTCTCCGCCACCCCCTACGAAGAACGTCTCACGGCTCCCCGCTCGTGGTGGGTGATCAGCCTCCTGGTGGGCGTCTCGCTCGCCCTGATCCTGCTGCCGTTCGGCACCCTGCCCCTGCTCGGCGGCCTGGTCGGCGGTACGGCCGCGGCGGCCGTGGTGGCGAGCGCCTACGGCTCGCCGCGCATCCGGGTCGTGGGGGACTCCCTGATCGCCGGCGAGGCCAAACTGCCGGTGTCGGCGCTGGGCGCGACGGAGATCCTGGACGCCGAGGAGGCCCGCGCCTGGCGGACGTACAAGGCGGACACCCGCGCCTTCCTGCTGCTGCGCGCCTACATCCCCACGGCCCTGCGCGTGGAGGTCACCGACCCGGAGGACCCGACGCCGTACCTGTACCTGTCGACGCGGGAGCCGCGGAAGCTCGCCGCGGCGATCGACGCGGCACGCAAGGCGCACGCCTGA
- a CDS encoding DUF4193 domain-containing protein, which translates to MATDYDTPRKTDDDVDSDSLEELKARRNDKSTSAVDVDEFEAAEGLELPGADLSNEELAVRVLPKQQDEFTCMSCFLVHHRSQLAREKNGQPICRDCD; encoded by the coding sequence ATGGCAACCGATTACGACACTCCACGCAAGACCGACGACGACGTCGACTCGGACAGCCTTGAAGAGCTGAAGGCCAGGAGGAACGACAAGTCCACCTCGGCGGTGGACGTCGACGAGTTCGAGGCCGCAGAGGGCCTGGAGCTGCCCGGCGCCGACCTCTCGAACGAGGAACTGGCCGTCCGGGTCCTGCCCAAGCAGCAGGACGAGTTCACCTGCATGAGCTGCTTCCTGGTGCACCACCGCAGCCAGCTGGCCCGGGAGAAGAACGGTCAGCCGATCTGCCGCGACTGCGACTGA